In one Pseudarthrobacter sp. NBSH8 genomic region, the following are encoded:
- a CDS encoding integrase core domain-containing protein produces the protein MAERLHRILQRPIQKEQLAGEIMDTMAEAKYLADEWKAIYNHERPHGSLDGMTPKDYWENWTQENQLAIA, from the coding sequence ATGGCAGAACGGCTTCATCGAATCCTTCAACGCCCAATTCAGAAGGAACAACTCGCCGGAGAAATCATGGACACCATGGCCGAAGCGAAGTATTTGGCCGACGAATGGAAAGCTATCTACAATCATGAACGGCCCCACGGATCCCTGGACGGCATGACGCCGAAAGACTACTGGGAAAACTGGACGCAAGAAAACCAATTAGCTATCGCATAG
- a CDS encoding transposase: MARRHTPEQVIAKVRQGQKMLNDGRPMVEVIKELQVTEATWYRWLNQYGSERNAEASKRTRELEKENARLKRLLAEKELAIDILNEVAKGKF, translated from the coding sequence ATGGCACGCAGACACACCCCCGAGCAGGTCATCGCCAAAGTCCGGCAGGGCCAGAAAATGCTCAATGACGGGCGCCCGATGGTCGAGGTCATCAAGGAGCTCCAGGTCACCGAGGCGACCTGGTACCGGTGGCTGAACCAGTACGGGTCCGAGAGGAACGCCGAGGCGTCCAAGCGGACCAGGGAGCTGGAGAAGGAGAACGCCCGACTCAAGCGCCTCCTGGCAGAGAAGGAACTGGCCATCGACATCCTCAATGAGGTGGCCAAGGGAAAATTCTGA
- a CDS encoding ester cyclase, which translates to MGNSDELRRAYRQLIGAVAANDEDALAGIVSAGIVDHSAGPGQPPGLAGIVFWMRGFHASLSDFTGSVEDTVVEGDKVAGRVTWRGTHTGPFLGLAATGKPVTVVSIHILRFEDGLAVEWWGVPDLYGALIMIGARLELQSG; encoded by the coding sequence ATGGGCAACAGTGATGAGCTGCGGCGAGCGTACCGCCAGCTAATAGGGGCCGTCGCAGCCAACGACGAGGATGCGCTGGCCGGAATCGTCAGCGCGGGCATCGTGGACCACAGTGCCGGTCCAGGCCAGCCTCCAGGTCTGGCCGGAATTGTCTTCTGGATGCGGGGATTCCATGCCAGCCTGTCCGACTTCACGGGAAGCGTCGAGGACACAGTAGTAGAGGGGGACAAAGTTGCCGGTCGCGTGACGTGGCGTGGGACGCACACCGGGCCTTTCCTTGGTCTGGCAGCTACCGGCAAACCGGTGACGGTGGTCTCCATTCACATCCTCCGCTTTGAGGACGGCCTCGCCGTCGAATGGTGGGGTGTCCCTGATCTCTATGGTGCGCTCATTATGATAGGCGCCCGCCTTGAACTCCAATCCGGCTGA
- a CDS encoding ATP-binding protein, protein MSIEEGRPFIERARRLAALSGPFDPGALLNMLGDVSADAALAVTVNLANACDTSKPSGWLMRGTVRRRELAALEAGGTLDSEIRLRRQYPRDPATEALLDALAGVSPYTGAGITHLLEPPLDRDSLARVATALDRAGPQAAAHQALASVRSALGRFDADARAQLMQDRGFYGRHAEIAQAERWLSRPFTDGPVAALYITGLPGIGKSTLIDETARRAGIQAPPWLVVRLDFDRGGLDIQDQVGLTVEISRQVALESGPTTSPLRQARLAAAGAGSSPDGNIKGSGRQHIPQELSRVLGETVRAVGRPVLLILDTVEVLGGRGETHPLRLFETIDELCRQGLRPLAVIAAGRGPALESVPERVGERIELGGLDDENADRLLSRYDAGSDMFQRIREVSDGIPLLLRLAALAVRQSGPMALEGVSGQGDLAAVYLYRFLLSRTGDENLRLLAQPGLLIRRLNPDVIAEVLAPHVGLDDMRAPDAVAAFEALATQHWLVEPDAVPGWVRHRPDVRASLLELLYNAGEPSTTAGLNLRAARWFERRPEPFAQLEAAYHRLQAMRSGGRPPRIAPEILQQLDRQSVSELPAAAQDLVRDSIGLRTSKFRRGSKSALSVDHEGAARELEATLERGDVREAAYVYGRSFGQSPGAPHSPALDVARSFLWRAGRWSDALHGFDPHRYFDGRFRERAPTTTLAHLEMWAESGFAALESAFTADPGLAELATELRERGFNGSLANGALGFALVHTGAPELRSSWGVSDPVDAAAVVWSPTTTWVSGVQSPQVLDSLAVQASRFAANVSSPTTTVRETNLPVPRAPDLATPAGAARVLASATPYGPVTETMQQLDPGDAMLRHLARTDFELAEAGGLPPRGAGDWSISPAASPGGSIQNLAALGLLAEWLGAAAVALRRPDLRLLARSSERWRRTSAGQWAYPSRLTSHPPSWTRRPDETMVDRIAQLDSEEACLEQIRIWSGAVNPGKAWEEFQRLRRRYPAADREARRSAPDDAAAALLARHVPSAFVPPMAVLYSFERKWSL, encoded by the coding sequence ATGAGCATCGAAGAGGGCCGCCCATTCATCGAACGCGCCCGGAGGCTTGCTGCGCTCTCCGGTCCCTTCGATCCGGGAGCGCTGCTGAACATGCTCGGTGATGTCTCAGCAGACGCCGCCCTGGCTGTCACCGTCAACCTGGCCAACGCGTGTGACACGAGCAAACCGAGCGGGTGGTTGATGCGCGGCACCGTGCGCCGTCGCGAACTTGCGGCGTTGGAAGCCGGAGGGACCCTCGACTCGGAGATCCGTTTGCGGCGCCAATATCCGCGGGATCCCGCTACCGAGGCACTACTCGACGCCCTCGCGGGAGTCTCCCCCTACACTGGAGCAGGAATCACACACCTGCTGGAGCCACCGCTGGACCGTGACTCGCTCGCGCGTGTGGCCACGGCGCTTGATCGCGCTGGCCCGCAGGCGGCCGCCCACCAGGCCCTGGCATCCGTCCGCTCTGCGCTGGGGCGTTTTGATGCGGACGCCCGTGCGCAGCTGATGCAGGACAGAGGTTTCTACGGCCGGCACGCCGAGATTGCGCAGGCCGAACGCTGGCTCAGCCGACCGTTCACAGATGGGCCGGTAGCCGCCCTTTACATCACCGGACTTCCCGGAATCGGGAAATCGACGCTCATCGACGAGACGGCCCGCCGCGCAGGCATCCAGGCCCCGCCGTGGCTGGTCGTCCGGCTCGACTTCGACCGTGGGGGACTGGACATTCAGGACCAGGTCGGTCTCACTGTAGAGATAAGCCGCCAAGTCGCGCTTGAGTCGGGTCCGACCACGTCGCCGCTTCGTCAAGCCCGCTTGGCAGCGGCGGGAGCCGGGTCGTCTCCGGACGGAAACATCAAGGGTTCCGGGCGCCAGCACATTCCCCAGGAACTGTCGCGGGTGCTCGGCGAGACCGTCCGCGCCGTCGGCCGCCCGGTCCTGCTGATCCTCGACACGGTTGAGGTGCTTGGGGGCCGGGGAGAGACGCACCCGCTTCGCCTATTCGAGACTATCGACGAATTGTGCAGACAAGGGCTGCGCCCGCTGGCGGTCATCGCGGCCGGCCGGGGGCCAGCACTCGAGAGTGTGCCGGAACGAGTGGGCGAACGGATCGAGCTGGGCGGACTCGACGACGAGAACGCCGACCGCCTGCTCAGCCGCTACGACGCGGGGTCCGACATGTTCCAGCGCATACGTGAAGTATCCGATGGAATCCCGCTCCTGCTCCGGCTGGCTGCCTTGGCTGTCCGCCAGTCCGGACCGATGGCGCTAGAGGGCGTCTCCGGACAAGGAGACCTCGCGGCCGTCTATCTCTACCGCTTCCTGCTGTCCCGAACCGGTGATGAGAACCTGCGCCTACTCGCGCAGCCCGGCCTCCTGATACGCAGGCTCAACCCCGACGTCATCGCCGAGGTGCTGGCGCCGCACGTAGGGCTGGATGACATGCGGGCGCCCGATGCAGTCGCCGCTTTCGAGGCGCTGGCCACTCAGCACTGGCTGGTTGAGCCTGACGCCGTGCCAGGCTGGGTCCGCCACCGGCCGGACGTGCGGGCCTCCTTGCTCGAACTGCTGTACAACGCCGGGGAACCTTCCACAACGGCCGGCCTGAACCTGAGGGCCGCGAGATGGTTTGAGCGACGCCCCGAACCGTTCGCGCAGCTCGAGGCCGCCTACCACCGCCTTCAAGCGATGCGCTCGGGCGGACGGCCTCCTCGTATCGCACCGGAGATTCTTCAACAGCTGGACCGCCAATCCGTCTCGGAACTGCCCGCGGCCGCACAGGACCTCGTACGGGACTCCATCGGCCTGCGAACGTCGAAGTTCCGGCGCGGCTCGAAATCTGCTCTCTCTGTGGACCACGAGGGTGCCGCCCGCGAACTCGAAGCGACCCTTGAGCGTGGGGATGTCCGGGAAGCCGCCTATGTTTACGGGAGGTCCTTCGGCCAAAGCCCTGGTGCCCCTCACTCACCGGCCTTAGACGTGGCCCGCTCCTTCTTGTGGCGCGCGGGCCGCTGGTCAGATGCCCTGCACGGGTTCGATCCGCACCGGTACTTCGATGGCCGCTTTCGCGAGAGGGCGCCGACAACTACCCTTGCCCACCTCGAGATGTGGGCCGAGTCGGGATTCGCAGCCCTCGAGAGTGCATTCACGGCGGACCCGGGGCTGGCTGAACTCGCCACCGAGCTGCGTGAACGGGGGTTCAACGGTTCGCTGGCCAACGGAGCCCTCGGGTTCGCACTGGTGCATACCGGCGCACCAGAACTGCGATCTTCATGGGGTGTGAGCGATCCCGTCGATGCCGCGGCCGTGGTTTGGTCGCCGACGACGACGTGGGTGTCCGGCGTGCAGTCACCGCAAGTGCTCGATTCGCTGGCGGTGCAGGCCAGCCGGTTCGCGGCGAACGTGTCTTCACCGACCACCACGGTCAGGGAGACGAACTTGCCGGTCCCAAGGGCACCCGACCTTGCCACGCCGGCCGGGGCAGCACGTGTCCTCGCCAGTGCGACGCCCTACGGTCCGGTCACAGAGACGATGCAGCAGTTGGATCCGGGCGATGCCATGCTCCGTCATCTCGCGCGCACGGACTTTGAGCTGGCCGAGGCCGGCGGCCTGCCGCCCAGGGGTGCGGGGGACTGGAGTATCTCTCCTGCGGCTTCCCCGGGCGGGTCAATCCAGAACCTTGCCGCGCTCGGTCTGCTCGCCGAGTGGCTAGGGGCAGCCGCCGTCGCGCTCCGTCGTCCAGACCTCCGGCTGCTCGCTCGAAGTTCCGAACGATGGCGACGCACGTCAGCGGGCCAATGGGCCTATCCATCACGGCTGACCAGCCACCCTCCGTCTTGGACGCGACGCCCGGACGAAACAATGGTGGACCGTATCGCCCAGCTCGACTCGGAAGAGGCCTGCCTCGAACAAATCCGGATCTGGTCAGGCGCAGTGAACCCTGGGAAAGCCTGGGAAGAGTTCCAACGCCTGCGCCGGCGCTACCCGGCCGCCGATCGAGAAGCGCGACGCTCGGCGCCGGACGATGCCGCGGCGGCTCTGCTCGCGCGCCATGTCCCCTCTGCATTCGTGCCACCCATGGCGGTTCTCTATTCGTTCGAAAGGAAATGGTCACTATGA
- a CDS encoding serine protease, whose protein sequence is MDEDAILDTIRHHAAEAAGALLAVQSGDSPLTVEAINVVAARVNKDPAKFWLEQLEAMGLVASFVGALRARGLQLEDTVLDDPVGVIPTEELRRFLAQAQAFRCRVLKNNRVAGSGVLVGPSLVLTSWHVIAVAGPGKPQEPAPNLEVLLADNMKFAIKVPTIFQSECGDAEYESRAPLKDSDVNDRYDVALLKMVLPAATHLGHVRLMSPPPLPRNRGRVVLIHFPGGTDHVIDFGFAAKISNVTARWRHNVPTAGGSSGGACFDKDLQFIGIHQGEFDARARFIPAGSFINSIVDHIRNDVAPPTLWSLDGTVSGPLVIGRNQFFQAIAEAGHAAGRVRGVRIKRAVIESTSTGLGFSHDILQQLLVRRGPEHCLVRIMQDQIVDDLVADIRRRVRLGGLDLPEPLPEQASAAAGQAPPEAAARERAENLAAAIEAAAAKAGRTVWLFIDNPTVPLTEAARVTIEGLVGASLTKPRLRLVIAGLETLTLPGPEFAGLPATETDRSPGLVVEFIGDFRRADILDLLTVASMDLTGAVEEGRVAYATDRALFDLPHVNGLYAQELLATVSERLRADLRLIAGGGG, encoded by the coding sequence GTGGATGAAGATGCGATCCTGGACACCATCCGTCATCATGCGGCAGAGGCGGCCGGCGCCCTCCTCGCGGTCCAGTCCGGAGACAGCCCGCTGACTGTCGAGGCGATCAATGTCGTGGCTGCCCGCGTGAACAAGGATCCAGCCAAGTTCTGGCTGGAACAACTTGAGGCCATGGGACTCGTGGCGTCATTCGTCGGTGCCCTTCGCGCCCGGGGCCTTCAGCTCGAAGACACCGTCCTGGACGATCCCGTCGGCGTCATACCCACTGAGGAGCTGCGTCGGTTCCTCGCCCAGGCCCAGGCCTTCCGCTGCAGGGTACTTAAGAATAATCGTGTGGCCGGTAGCGGCGTGCTCGTTGGACCGAGCCTGGTCCTTACGTCCTGGCATGTCATCGCCGTCGCTGGACCGGGGAAACCGCAGGAGCCCGCACCGAACTTGGAGGTCCTGCTTGCCGACAACATGAAGTTCGCCATTAAGGTCCCCACAATATTTCAGTCAGAATGCGGCGATGCTGAGTATGAGAGCCGCGCACCCCTCAAGGACTCGGATGTCAATGACCGCTACGATGTAGCCCTGCTGAAGATGGTTCTGCCTGCTGCGACCCACCTCGGGCACGTAAGACTCATGTCGCCCCCGCCCCTGCCCAGAAACAGGGGCCGCGTTGTCCTGATCCACTTCCCGGGTGGGACGGACCATGTCATCGACTTCGGCTTCGCGGCCAAGATCAGTAACGTCACAGCCCGATGGCGTCACAACGTCCCTACGGCAGGTGGCTCGTCGGGCGGAGCGTGCTTTGACAAAGACCTCCAGTTCATTGGGATCCATCAAGGTGAGTTCGACGCCAGGGCACGATTTATCCCCGCCGGGAGCTTCATCAATTCGATTGTGGACCACATCCGTAACGATGTAGCACCACCGACGCTCTGGTCGCTGGATGGGACGGTCAGCGGACCTCTCGTCATCGGCCGCAACCAGTTCTTCCAAGCCATCGCCGAGGCCGGCCACGCCGCCGGTCGCGTCCGCGGCGTGCGGATCAAGCGGGCCGTCATCGAATCCACCTCGACGGGTCTCGGATTCAGCCACGACATCCTTCAACAACTCCTCGTCCGCCGAGGCCCCGAGCATTGCCTGGTCCGCATCATGCAGGATCAGATCGTGGATGACCTGGTGGCCGACATCCGCCGCAGAGTGCGGCTCGGAGGACTGGACCTTCCCGAACCCCTTCCCGAACAAGCCAGCGCGGCAGCAGGTCAGGCGCCACCGGAAGCGGCTGCCAGGGAACGGGCAGAGAATCTTGCTGCAGCAATAGAAGCGGCAGCGGCCAAGGCAGGAAGGACAGTGTGGTTATTTATCGACAATCCCACGGTGCCATTGACGGAAGCTGCCCGCGTCACAATCGAAGGCCTCGTCGGCGCATCCCTCACCAAACCCCGGCTGCGGCTCGTCATCGCAGGACTCGAGACGCTTACCCTTCCAGGTCCCGAATTCGCAGGTTTGCCGGCCACTGAGACCGACCGTTCGCCCGGCCTCGTCGTCGAGTTCATCGGAGACTTCCGCCGCGCCGACATCCTCGATCTGCTCACCGTCGCATCGATGGATTTGACCGGCGCCGTCGAGGAGGGCCGGGTCGCGTACGCGACCGATCGTGCATTGTTTGACCTCCCTCACGTCAACGGTCTCTACGCTCAGGAACTGCTCGCTACCGTCAGCGAACGCCTTAGGGCCGACCTGCGACTCATCGCGGGCGGCGGCGGATGA
- a CDS encoding IS3 family transposase (programmed frameshift): MARRHTPDQVIAKVRQGQKMLNDGRPMVEVIKELQVTEATWYRWLNQYGSEKNAEASKRTKELEKENARLKRLLAEKELAIDILNEVAKGKFLSPEPRRRAVRMAVEKFGASERFACALLGQNRSAFRKKKPDMGFEEAQLRAALRAVAGKHPAWGWRKARWHLLAQPEWDGVALNRKRVRRLWRDEGLTCKPRARKKRRTGPGAGEQKRLTAEYPMHVVSFDFQSDVTSCGRHIRFFNVIDEYTRTALAIIPRRSFKATDVVAVLENIIAETGTAPTYIRCDNGPEFTAAALIDWCNTAGVDTAFIDPGSPWQNGFIESFNAQFRREQLSGEIMDTMAEAKYLADEWKAIYNHERPHGSLNGMTPKRYWETWTEKTTLAIA; this comes from the exons ATGGCACGCAGACACACCCCCGATCAGGTCATCGCCAAAGTCCGGCAGGGCCAGAAAATGCTCAATGACGGGCGCCCGATGGTCGAAGTCATCAAGGAGCTCCAGGTCACCGAGGCGACCTGGTACCGCTGGCTGAACCAGTACGGCTCCGAAAAGAACGCCGAGGCGTCCAAACGGACCAAGGAGCTGGAGAAGGAGAACGCCCGACTCAAGCGCCTCCTGGCAGAGAAGGAACTGGCCATCGACATCCTCAATGAGGTGGCCAAGGGAAAAT TTCTGAGCCCCGAACCCCGCCGCCGTGCCGTGCGCATGGCGGTGGAGAAGTTCGGGGCATCCGAGCGTTTCGCGTGCGCGCTCCTGGGCCAGAACCGGTCCGCGTTCCGCAAGAAGAAACCCGACATGGGCTTCGAGGAAGCCCAGCTCCGGGCAGCCCTGCGCGCCGTCGCCGGGAAGCACCCCGCTTGGGGCTGGCGGAAGGCCCGCTGGCACCTGCTGGCCCAGCCCGAGTGGGACGGCGTGGCGCTGAACAGGAAGCGGGTGCGACGGCTCTGGCGCGACGAAGGGCTGACCTGTAAACCCAGGGCGCGGAAGAAGCGCCGCACCGGGCCCGGCGCCGGAGAGCAGAAACGGCTCACGGCCGAGTACCCGATGCACGTGGTCAGCTTCGACTTCCAGTCCGATGTGACCTCCTGCGGCCGGCACATCCGGTTCTTCAACGTCATCGACGAATACACCCGCACCGCGCTGGCCATCATCCCGCGGCGGTCATTCAAAGCCACCGACGTCGTCGCGGTACTGGAGAACATCATCGCCGAAACCGGCACCGCGCCGACCTACATCCGGTGCGACAACGGGCCCGAATTCACCGCGGCCGCCCTGATCGACTGGTGCAACACCGCCGGGGTCGACACCGCATTCATCGACCCGGGATCACCCTGGCAGAACGGCTTCATCGAATCCTTCAACGCCCAATTCAGAAGGGAACAACTCTCCGGAGAAATCATGGACACCATGGCCGAAGCGAAGTATTTGGCCGACGAATGGAAAGCTATCTACAATCATGAACGGCCCCACGGATCCCTGAACGGCATGACGCCGAAACGCTACTGGGAAACGTGGACCGAAAAAACCACATTAGCTATCGCATAG
- a CDS encoding GGDEF domain-containing protein, which produces MLDTATLRVAFAIVAVVLVVLFLGGFLRTRSSYSGWWCIALMNFLTGSLLFLLNGTAHQPWANPLGNTLLVLGSASVWAGARSLLGRRLGIPLLIVAPAVTAAASVLDQRPDTWSGGLVFLAMMSLMIAMASRDMWRPGQEPVIERRTLAIAAALFAAYYAARCLVFALQGPHSQLFETYFGSAVTTIATLVLMVIVSHSMTALSNVQLITTLHHLASRDALTGLLNKGAFLELATTELGRLSQTGSPAVLIMADLDDFKAVNDNHGHLAGDQILRDFAAACSNALRKEDLIGRFGGEEFILLLPGASESKALEAISRINNGMLRSQKNTAPQPTASYGIAPIPNAAPQNLNELIQAADAALYEAKFRGRNQAVAASTIKPQQ; this is translated from the coding sequence GTGTTGGATACTGCGACGCTGCGTGTCGCTTTCGCCATTGTGGCTGTAGTACTCGTCGTCCTGTTCCTGGGCGGCTTCCTCCGGACACGGTCCTCTTACAGCGGCTGGTGGTGCATCGCGTTGATGAACTTCCTCACCGGCTCGCTGCTGTTCCTCCTCAACGGCACGGCTCACCAGCCATGGGCCAACCCCCTGGGTAACACCCTTCTGGTGCTTGGCTCAGCCAGCGTATGGGCCGGGGCGCGTTCGCTTCTGGGCCGCCGGCTGGGGATCCCGCTGCTTATCGTCGCTCCGGCAGTTACAGCCGCAGCTTCCGTCCTGGACCAGCGCCCCGATACATGGTCAGGAGGGCTCGTCTTCCTTGCCATGATGTCCCTCATGATCGCCATGGCTTCAAGGGACATGTGGAGGCCAGGACAGGAACCGGTCATCGAACGCAGGACCCTTGCTATCGCGGCAGCCTTGTTCGCGGCCTACTACGCAGCCCGGTGCCTCGTATTCGCCCTGCAGGGGCCCCACAGCCAACTGTTTGAAACCTACTTCGGCTCCGCGGTCACGACAATCGCCACCCTTGTCCTTATGGTCATCGTGTCCCACAGCATGACCGCACTGAGCAATGTCCAGCTAATAACAACACTGCACCACCTCGCCTCCAGGGACGCGCTAACCGGCCTGCTCAACAAAGGCGCCTTTTTGGAGCTCGCCACGACCGAACTTGGCAGACTATCGCAAACCGGATCGCCCGCAGTGCTGATCATGGCCGACCTTGATGACTTCAAAGCCGTCAATGACAACCACGGGCACTTGGCAGGAGACCAGATTCTGCGTGACTTCGCGGCAGCGTGCTCCAACGCACTCCGAAAAGAGGACCTCATCGGGCGATTCGGCGGAGAGGAGTTCATCCTGCTCCTACCCGGCGCGTCCGAAAGCAAAGCACTGGAAGCGATCTCACGAATCAACAACGGCATGCTCCGCTCCCAAAAAAACACGGCCCCGCAACCCACTGCCAGCTACGGCATCGCCCCAATACCGAACGCGGCCCCGCAGAACCTCAACGAGCTGATCCAAGCAGCCGACGCAGCTCTGTATGAAGCAAAATTCCGTGGCCGAAACCAAGCCGTAGCAGCATCCACAATCAAACCTCAACAATAG
- a CDS encoding LysR family transcriptional regulator substrate-binding protein, which produces MRLVGLNSLAVAESVLSGEIEAGLIVLPVAEAGLQVRPLFRDEVFYVSATRSPTRGPVTIEELTESKLVLYDAFAGWQDPTRRQVLERARLKGLKIDPAIEVEHVDTALGLAATGAVDTFVPQATTKAPGFPKNLRAVPFAEPLYDTIALIQREGAYLSPATRKMAQTAARTLLARVTPEQDVQRSLPS; this is translated from the coding sequence GTGCGCCTCGTCGGGCTGAATTCCTTGGCCGTGGCGGAATCAGTACTGTCGGGAGAAATTGAAGCGGGGCTGATCGTCCTGCCCGTGGCAGAAGCTGGCCTTCAGGTCCGGCCCCTGTTCCGTGACGAAGTTTTTTACGTATCAGCCACCCGGAGTCCAACGCGTGGTCCGGTGACCATTGAGGAACTGACGGAATCAAAGCTGGTCCTATACGACGCCTTCGCCGGCTGGCAAGACCCGACGAGGCGGCAAGTCCTGGAGCGAGCCCGACTCAAGGGACTTAAAATCGACCCCGCAATCGAGGTCGAACATGTTGATACCGCCTTAGGACTTGCGGCAACCGGAGCGGTCGACACCTTTGTCCCCCAAGCAACCACCAAGGCGCCGGGTTTTCCGAAGAACCTTCGTGCAGTTCCTTTTGCCGAGCCGTTGTATGACACGATCGCCTTGATTCAGCGGGAGGGTGCGTATCTCTCCCCCGCGACCCGCAAGATGGCCCAGACGGCCGCCCGGACCCTGCTGGCGAGGGTAACGCCGGAGCAGGACGTCCAGCGTTCGCTCCCGTCCTAA
- a CDS encoding serine protease encodes MTETTPTLNLLDRPEIPEDVKMLLRVIPGQEQTEQGPPETAPDEGQTTEPYCPPWATVTDPASDESFSVEGQRFIAPAVHEEPNPMLYPMCTVGIVYNSNGRRGSGVLVGPNLLLTAGHVAPRGAASWSMEFVPAYRNGARPFGSSFVQTYHGYNTNGSVTGYDYIICKLFNPLGRALGWMGAASFGNEDEYYNKRFVSSGYPGTYGDRPAVELDMGVRDIDNDSPGKEIEFALRADLGPGWSGGPLWHHTANPYCVGVLSGQEKDGLDPTRLVYAGGGALVDLVRHGQSNWPG; translated from the coding sequence ATGACTGAAACCACGCCTACGCTGAACCTTCTGGATCGACCGGAGATTCCCGAGGACGTCAAGATGCTGCTCAGGGTGATTCCGGGACAAGAACAGACCGAACAGGGTCCCCCTGAAACGGCGCCTGATGAAGGGCAAACGACGGAGCCGTACTGTCCACCGTGGGCTACCGTCACCGACCCGGCTTCTGATGAGTCATTCTCGGTGGAGGGGCAGCGGTTCATCGCGCCTGCGGTGCACGAAGAGCCTAATCCCATGCTGTACCCGATGTGCACTGTCGGAATCGTCTATAACAGCAACGGCCGCCGGGGGAGTGGCGTACTCGTGGGACCGAATCTGCTGTTGACGGCCGGTCACGTTGCGCCGCGGGGAGCCGCCAGTTGGAGCATGGAGTTCGTTCCCGCCTACCGAAACGGCGCCCGGCCCTTCGGCAGCTCATTCGTTCAGACCTATCACGGCTATAACACGAACGGAAGCGTCACCGGGTACGACTACATCATCTGCAAGCTGTTCAACCCGCTGGGCAGGGCTTTGGGGTGGATGGGGGCGGCGTCGTTCGGCAACGAAGACGAGTACTACAATAAGCGGTTCGTCTCTTCCGGTTACCCTGGCACCTACGGTGATAGGCCCGCGGTGGAACTCGACATGGGTGTTCGCGACATCGACAACGACAGCCCCGGCAAAGAGATTGAATTCGCCCTGCGTGCTGATCTCGGTCCAGGTTGGTCCGGTGGTCCGTTGTGGCACCACACCGCTAACCCCTACTGCGTCGGGGTTCTGAGCGGTCAGGAAAAGGACGGCTTGGACCCTACGCGCCTGGTTTACGCGGGCGGTGGAGCGCTCGTGGACCTGGTCCGACACGGCCAAAGCAACTGGCCCGGGTGA